Proteins co-encoded in one Cynocephalus volans isolate mCynVol1 chromosome 11, mCynVol1.pri, whole genome shotgun sequence genomic window:
- the CNBP gene encoding CCHC-type zinc finger nucleic acid binding protein isoform X3 codes for MSSNECFKCGRSGHWARECPTGGGRGRGMRSRGRGFQFVSSSLPDICYRCGESGHLAKDCDLQEDEACYNCGRGGHIAKDCKEPKREREQCCYNCGKPGHLARDCDHADEQKCYSCGEFGHIQKDCTKVKCYRCGETGHVAINCSKTSEVNCYRCGESGHLARECTIEATA; via the exons ATGAGCAGCAATGAGTGCTTCAAGTGTGGACGATCTGGCCACTGGGCCCGGGAATGCCCTACTGGTGGAGGCCGTGGTCGTGGAATGAGAAGCCGTGGCAGAG GTTTCCagtttgtttcctcatctcttcCAGACATCTGTTATCGCTGTGGTGAGTCTGGTCATCTTGCCAAGGATTGTGATCTTCAGGAAGATG aagcCTGCTATAACTGCGGTAGAGGTGGCCACATTGCCAAGGACTGCAAGGAGCCCAAGAGAGAGCGAGAGCAGTGCTGCTACAACTGTGGCAAACCAGGCCATCTGGCTCGTGACTGCGACCATGCGGATGAGCAGAAGTGCTATTCTTGTGGAGAATTTGGACACATTCAAAAAGACTGCACCAAAGTGAAGTGCTACAG gtgTGGTGAAACTGGTCACGTAGCCATCAACTGCAGCAAGACGAGTGAAGTCAACTGTTACCGCTGTGGCGAGTCAGGGCACCTTGCACGGGAATGCACTATTGAGGCTACAGcctaa
- the CNBP gene encoding CCHC-type zinc finger nucleic acid binding protein isoform X2 produces MSSNECFKCGRSGHWARECPTGGGRGRGMRSRGRGGFTSDRGFQFVSSSLPDICYRCGESGHLAKDCDLQEDACYNCGRGGHIAKDCKEPKREREQCCYNCGKPGHLARDCDHADEQKCYSCGEFGHIQKDCTKVKCYRCGETGHVAINCSKTSEVNCYRCGESGHLARECTIEATA; encoded by the exons ATGAGCAGCAATGAGTGCTTCAAGTGTGGACGATCTGGCCACTGGGCCCGGGAATGCCCTACTGGTGGAGGCCGTGGTCGTGGAATGAGAAGCCGTGGCAGAGGTGGTTTTACCTCGGATAGAG GTTTCCagtttgtttcctcatctcttcCAGACATCTGTTATCGCTGTGGTGAGTCTGGTCATCTTGCCAAGGATTGTGATCTTCAGGAAGATG cCTGCTATAACTGCGGTAGAGGTGGCCACATTGCCAAGGACTGCAAGGAGCCCAAGAGAGAGCGAGAGCAGTGCTGCTACAACTGTGGCAAACCAGGCCATCTGGCTCGTGACTGCGACCATGCGGATGAGCAGAAGTGCTATTCTTGTGGAGAATTTGGACACATTCAAAAAGACTGCACCAAAGTGAAGTGCTACAG gtgTGGTGAAACTGGTCACGTAGCCATCAACTGCAGCAAGACGAGTGAAGTCAACTGTTACCGCTGTGGCGAGTCAGGGCACCTTGCACGGGAATGCACTATTGAGGCTACAGcctaa
- the CNBP gene encoding CCHC-type zinc finger nucleic acid binding protein isoform X4: MSSNECFKCGRSGHWARECPTGGGRGRGMRSRGRGFQFVSSSLPDICYRCGESGHLAKDCDLQEDACYNCGRGGHIAKDCKEPKREREQCCYNCGKPGHLARDCDHADEQKCYSCGEFGHIQKDCTKVKCYRCGETGHVAINCSKTSEVNCYRCGESGHLARECTIEATA, from the exons ATGAGCAGCAATGAGTGCTTCAAGTGTGGACGATCTGGCCACTGGGCCCGGGAATGCCCTACTGGTGGAGGCCGTGGTCGTGGAATGAGAAGCCGTGGCAGAG GTTTCCagtttgtttcctcatctcttcCAGACATCTGTTATCGCTGTGGTGAGTCTGGTCATCTTGCCAAGGATTGTGATCTTCAGGAAGATG cCTGCTATAACTGCGGTAGAGGTGGCCACATTGCCAAGGACTGCAAGGAGCCCAAGAGAGAGCGAGAGCAGTGCTGCTACAACTGTGGCAAACCAGGCCATCTGGCTCGTGACTGCGACCATGCGGATGAGCAGAAGTGCTATTCTTGTGGAGAATTTGGACACATTCAAAAAGACTGCACCAAAGTGAAGTGCTACAG gtgTGGTGAAACTGGTCACGTAGCCATCAACTGCAGCAAGACGAGTGAAGTCAACTGTTACCGCTGTGGCGAGTCAGGGCACCTTGCACGGGAATGCACTATTGAGGCTACAGcctaa
- the CNBP gene encoding CCHC-type zinc finger nucleic acid binding protein isoform X1 — MSSNECFKCGRSGHWARECPTGGGRGRGMRSRGRGGFTSDRGFQFVSSSLPDICYRCGESGHLAKDCDLQEDEACYNCGRGGHIAKDCKEPKREREQCCYNCGKPGHLARDCDHADEQKCYSCGEFGHIQKDCTKVKCYRCGETGHVAINCSKTSEVNCYRCGESGHLARECTIEATA, encoded by the exons ATGAGCAGCAATGAGTGCTTCAAGTGTGGACGATCTGGCCACTGGGCCCGGGAATGCCCTACTGGTGGAGGCCGTGGTCGTGGAATGAGAAGCCGTGGCAGAGGTGGTTTTACCTCGGATAGAG GTTTCCagtttgtttcctcatctcttcCAGACATCTGTTATCGCTGTGGTGAGTCTGGTCATCTTGCCAAGGATTGTGATCTTCAGGAAGATG aagcCTGCTATAACTGCGGTAGAGGTGGCCACATTGCCAAGGACTGCAAGGAGCCCAAGAGAGAGCGAGAGCAGTGCTGCTACAACTGTGGCAAACCAGGCCATCTGGCTCGTGACTGCGACCATGCGGATGAGCAGAAGTGCTATTCTTGTGGAGAATTTGGACACATTCAAAAAGACTGCACCAAAGTGAAGTGCTACAG gtgTGGTGAAACTGGTCACGTAGCCATCAACTGCAGCAAGACGAGTGAAGTCAACTGTTACCGCTGTGGCGAGTCAGGGCACCTTGCACGGGAATGCACTATTGAGGCTACAGcctaa